The Euzebya rosea genomic sequence CAGGAACGAGTCGATCTGGACCTGCAGCTGGATGATCGGGATGAAGGCCACCTGCAGCGGCACGACGAGCAGCGCGACGAAGAGGATGAACAGCGGCTCGCGCCCCTTGAACTCCATCCACGAGAACGCGTAGGCGGCGAACGCCGCGATGAGGATCGGGATCACGGTCGCCGGGACGGCGACGACGATCGAGTTGACGAACGCCTCGGCCAGCGTCGACCCACCGGACGTGGCGCTGAGCACCTCGCTGTAGTTGCTGAGCTGCAGGCCGCCCTCGGAGAAGACGGTCCACCAGCCGGAGTCGTTGGCGGCCGCGGGGGTCCGCAGCGACGTGACCAGCAGGCCCACGGTGGGCAGCAGCCAGATGGCGACGACGGCGAGCAGGACGATGCGGGTGAACCAGCCGCCGGAGTTCTCCTCGCCGGGGCCCTTCGCGGTGAAGGCCTTGGTGAGGAACCCCGGTGACTTGCTGGGCACCGTGGGGCTGTCGGGGGTGGTGGTTGTGGTACTCACCGTGCAGCCTCCTGTTCGCGGAACCGCTTGACGTTGATCAACATGAACGGGATGGTCGCGAGGACCAGCAGGACGACGAGGACGCCGGCGCTGCCGTAGGCCCCGTTCTCGAAGTTGGTGAAGAACAGGTTGGCGACGACCTGGGTGTCGTCGCGACCGTTGGTCAGGACGCGCACGATGTCGAAGACCTTCAGCACCGTGATGAGGATGGTCGTGAGGACGACCACGATCGTCGAGCGGATCTGCGGGACGACCACACGCCAGAAGATCTGCCACTCGTTGGCACCGTCGATGCGTGCCGCCTCGATGGTGTCCTCGGGGACCGACTTGATCGCCGCCGACAGCAGCACCATCGCGAACCCGGCCTGCAGCCAGATCATGATGACCATCAGGGCGAAGTCGTTGAACGCCTCGCGTTCCAGCCAGGCGATGGGTTCGGCGTTGAAGAGGTTGACGACGATGGCGTTGAGGATGCCGGTCTGCTCGCCGGTGGTCTCGATCGCGTAGACCAGCTGCCAGACGACGGAGGCGCCGACGAAGCTGATCGCCATCGGCATGAAGATCATCGACTTGGAGACGTTCTCGAGCCGTGGCGGCAACCGGTCGGCCAGCACCGCGACCAGCAAGCCGATGGCCACGGCGCCCGACGGCACGACGAGGATCCACAGGACGTTGTTGTAGATGGCTGCCCAGACGGGGCTGTCCCCGGTCAGGGACCCCTCGTCCACCACGTTGATGACGAAGGTGGCGAGCAGGCCGAGGCCGAGGACCGCGAAGGTCCAGGTGCGCATGCGTGCGCCCCGTGCGTCGCCGGGGGGCATGCGGTTGGTGATCCCCACGACGACGCCGATGACGATCGCCGCCACCGCAAGGATGATCGCGATGGGCGGGATGCCGTCCCCGGTGATCGCGTCGGCGTAGTTGTCCAGTCCGACGAACGGTCGTTCGCCGTCGACGAACCGGTCGCCGTAGAAGCTGCGCCTGATGGTGTCGATCATCGGGTACAGCAGGTAGACGGTCACGACGAACAGCGCCGGGAGGATGAAGACGTAGGGACGTACCCGTTCGCCGGCCTCCTTCGGCAGGACCCGTTCGGTGATCAGGTTGCCGACCCAGTAGAACGCCGCGGCCCCACCCACGCCGATGATGATGATGACCAGTGCTCTGAGCAGTGTGCCGCCCATTTGACCCTCCTCGCTCGTGCTCGAGGCCCCGGGCCGGTCTGGTTGACCGGTCCGGGGCCGACCGCCTGGCTAGCCCTCCTTCACCTCGGCATACAGCTCGTCGATGCTGGTGAGGGATTCCTCGAGCTCCTGGTCACCGGAGATCCATTCGGTCATCTCCAGCCAGAACGAACCCTCCTGCGAGCTCGACCCGACATCACCGGGCATCAGGTCGGAACCGTCGAAGCGGAAGAAGTCGGCCTCGGCCAGCAGC encodes the following:
- a CDS encoding carbohydrate ABC transporter permease, yielding MGGTLLRALVIIIIGVGGAAAFYWVGNLITERVLPKEAGERVRPYVFILPALFVVTVYLLYPMIDTIRRSFYGDRFVDGERPFVGLDNYADAITGDGIPPIAIILAVAAIVIGVVVGITNRMPPGDARGARMRTWTFAVLGLGLLATFVINVVDEGSLTGDSPVWAAIYNNVLWILVVPSGAVAIGLLVAVLADRLPPRLENVSKSMIFMPMAISFVGASVVWQLVYAIETTGEQTGILNAIVVNLFNAEPIAWLEREAFNDFALMVIMIWLQAGFAMVLLSAAIKSVPEDTIEAARIDGANEWQIFWRVVVPQIRSTIVVVLTTILITVLKVFDIVRVLTNGRDDTQVVANLFFTNFENGAYGSAGVLVVLLVLATIPFMLINVKRFREQEAAR